A segment of the Lycium barbarum isolate Lr01 chromosome 7, ASM1917538v2, whole genome shotgun sequence genome:
ctgttataaatattattattatattatgatgtctatctttaggaagAATTTTAGGGTTTGTGATTTTGGCACCAAATCAAttctctcctataaatagagaggTTCTCTTCATTGTATTTCATCCCTCATAAGAGAAATAAGAACTCTcccctcttctctctttctctacaatattCTTGTTCTTagtttattattttataatatgttatcagcacgagactctaccgTCTCAAGGAATTTTTCAAGGCTAAGGTACTATTTTTATTCTCTCTATTTTATGGCTAACCTTACAAAACTCGAGTTCGTTGCCCTTGATATTTCGGGCAAGAACTACCTATCATGGGTGCTAGATGCTGAAATCCATCTTGATACTATGGGTCTTAGAGACACcattaaagaaaataataaagcatcCAACCAAGAAAATGCCAAGGTTATGATATTCTTGCGTCATCATCTTGATGAGGACCTGAAAATTGAATATTTTACTATTAAGGATCCACTCGTTTTATGaaaaaacttgaaagaaaggtatgaccacctgaagatggtcttcCTCCCAAAAGCACGACACGAATGGATCAatctaaggctacaagatttcaaatcagttatgaagtataactctgagatgttcagaattacttctatattgacactatgtggagaaaagattagtgattctgataagctggaaaagacgttctccacttttcatgcctcgaatgtgctcctgcagcagcaatatcgAGAGAAAGGTTTCACAAAGTATTATGATTTGATTGCTCATTTTCTTGTGGCTGAACAAAATAATGATTTACTGATGAAAAATCACGAGAATCGACCTACTGGCGCTGCACcactccccgaagtgaatgaggtGTATGCCCACTACTCCAGGCGTGGAAAAGGTCGTGGCCCCGGTCCTGGTCATGATAATAGTCGTGGTCGTGATAATAGTCGTGGTCGTGGTCGTGATAATggtcaaagaagaaattattttccTGGTGTTAATCACTCTTCAAAGAAAAATCACCaccaaaaggggaaaaagaa
Coding sequences within it:
- the LOC132602117 gene encoding uncharacterized protein LOC132602117 → MVFLPKARHEWINLRLQDFKSVMKYNSEMFRITSILTLCGEKISDSDKLEKTFSTFHASNVLLQQQYREKGFTKYYDLIAHFLVAEQNNDLLMKNHENRPTGAAPLPEVNEVYAHYSRRGKGRGPGPGHDNSRGRDNSRGRGRDNGQRRNYFPGVNHSSKKNHHQKGKKKDDRHEVSEARGSGNKCYRCGGSGHWARTCRTAKHLVELYQASIKRKEKNLEANFISENQIDITHLDVADFFEHPEGKIDHLIGDGSVVRDD